The Methanoplanus sp. FWC-SCC4 genome has a window encoding:
- a CDS encoding pyruvate kinase alpha/beta domain-containing protein, producing MSFTAKNTYYFEKPGPLNTEDAARFSVERAQELGISKIVVASSKGQTARVFYEAVKDTEIDLVVVTHVVGFREPGVWEFPSEIAEELESKGVSIIKGTHTLSGMERAMSGNPKLGGSSRTEAVAEALRKTVAVGLKVAVECTLIAADQGAIPVNDEIIAVGGTATGADTVCVIKPSHTSKYFDLQVREIVAMPRNR from the coding sequence ATGAGTTTTACTGCAAAAAATACATACTACTTTGAAAAACCAGGACCTCTGAATACAGAGGATGCGGCCCGTTTTTCAGTTGAAAGGGCACAGGAGCTCGGCATCAGTAAAATCGTTGTTGCAAGTTCAAAGGGACAGACAGCACGTGTTTTTTATGAGGCAGTAAAGGATACGGAAATTGATCTTGTTGTTGTGACACATGTTGTCGGATTCAGGGAACCAGGAGTCTGGGAATTCCCGTCTGAAATTGCAGAAGAGCTTGAATCAAAGGGTGTCTCCATAATCAAGGGAACTCACACACTCTCAGGAATGGAGAGAGCAATGTCAGGCAATCCCAAACTTGGCGGCTCTTCAAGAACAGAGGCCGTTGCCGAGGCTCTCAGGAAGACGGTTGCAGTCGGACTTAAAGTTGCCGTTGAATGCACTCTTATTGCCGCAGATCAGGGGGCAATTCCTGTAAATGATGAAATAATTGCAGTCGGAGGGACCGCAACCGGTGCTGATACCGTCTGTGTCATAAAACCTTCACATACCTCGAAGTACTTTGATCTTCAGGTGCGTGAAATTGTGGCAATGCCAAGGAACCGGTAA
- a CDS encoding DUF7847 domain-containing protein, whose translation MAFQSLSESFKILRHPVIWIAGLLCGLVAGIQIYFGLSGGAAAFYAERISIFWMIVYPFFIAATYGAIKSDDYSLKGYFSSGYAGYFRVLLPTVLIMTFVMIVAFVMATPAAISGVLDPLMVAFSLFFVILPLFFFAFFYDTAAVFDDLKVFECIKKSFVGTFAKPFLVLQFFFVLILIFLVIGAGFMMIWTGILADQFEPLLLMSQDELNQMAENPESLVALLGDYGLKMTALMYFLGVFVFITILLPYKAVFYKNHISEAKIELNIPETEQGEYDEKGRWYKYS comes from the coding sequence ATGGCATTTCAGTCACTTTCCGAATCATTTAAGATTCTTCGTCATCCTGTGATCTGGATCGCCGGGTTACTGTGCGGTCTTGTTGCCGGGATACAGATATATTTCGGGCTTTCCGGGGGTGCGGCGGCGTTTTATGCGGAGAGGATTTCAATATTCTGGATGATTGTATATCCTTTCTTTATTGCGGCAACCTATGGTGCGATAAAGTCTGATGATTACTCTCTTAAAGGGTACTTTAGCTCAGGCTATGCAGGTTATTTCCGTGTATTGCTGCCGACTGTGTTAATAATGACTTTTGTGATGATTGTCGCATTTGTGATGGCAACGCCTGCTGCTATATCCGGAGTTTTAGATCCGCTGATGGTTGCATTTTCATTGTTCTTTGTGATTCTGCCACTGTTTTTCTTTGCATTCTTTTACGACACAGCTGCGGTATTTGACGATCTGAAAGTTTTTGAGTGTATTAAAAAGAGCTTTGTCGGTACATTTGCAAAGCCCTTTTTGGTTTTACAGTTCTTTTTTGTCCTTATTTTGATATTCCTTGTAATAGGTGCAGGTTTTATGATGATATGGACAGGTATTCTGGCTGACCAGTTTGAGCCTCTGCTTTTGATGTCACAGGACGAGCTCAACCAGATGGCGGAAAATCCTGAGTCCCTTGTTGCACTTCTCGGAGATTATGGATTAAAGATGACTGCCCTTATGTATTTCCTCGGAGTATTTGTTTTCATTACAATTCTGCTCCCGTATAAAGCAGTGTTTTACAAAAACCACATCTCGGAAGCAAAGATTGAACTCAATATTCCGGAAACAGAACAGGGTGAATATGACGAAAAGGGAAGATGGTACAAGTATTCCTGA
- a CDS encoding TIGR00297 family protein — translation MIRRPDMWIVILLSLVAIAIAPFIQPPWILALIAILTSAVFYFIKKTHYPAIGISVVAVLYGAEMVSLMVFLATIAIVMMGEAAFRICSSEKYNYLAYLFVASVSSVAVMGYLNYQNILIPLTGIIVAALLKSVLKNREDALMIECIGAAMTMFLFEDISYSATLDLILLAIIISFTFGYLSYKMKAADLSGLFSGALMGILIIVFSDITWFFVMLTFFVMGTAFTKYKYEKKKAEGLAESRGGARGFMNVFANGLVSLCAAVLFGIYQHPAFVALFLGSIAAATADTTASELGMLGKTPYLITTFEKVPKGTDGGITIFGEAAATAAAFVLCLAAFAMGVIPPDMVIIGTLAGFVGTNIDSLVGATLERNGTLKNAGTNFFCTLGGGIFAMLFYLF, via the coding sequence ATGATTAGGCGCCCGGATATGTGGATTGTAATTCTTTTGTCACTTGTGGCAATAGCAATCGCGCCTTTTATACAGCCACCGTGGATTCTGGCCCTAATTGCAATTCTGACAAGCGCCGTATTCTATTTTATCAAAAAAACACATTATCCCGCAATCGGCATCAGTGTGGTTGCCGTGTTATACGGTGCAGAGATGGTCTCTCTGATGGTTTTCCTGGCCACAATTGCAATTGTTATGATGGGCGAGGCGGCTTTTAGAATATGCAGCTCTGAAAAATACAATTACCTCGCATATCTCTTCGTTGCATCCGTATCATCAGTTGCGGTGATGGGATATCTCAATTACCAAAACATCCTGATCCCGCTTACAGGAATCATTGTTGCGGCTCTCTTAAAATCCGTTTTGAAAAACAGGGAGGATGCACTTATGATTGAGTGCATAGGCGCTGCAATGACGATGTTCCTCTTTGAGGACATCAGTTATTCCGCAACCCTTGACCTCATACTTCTTGCAATAATCATATCGTTCACTTTCGGATATCTCTCATATAAAATGAAAGCGGCAGACCTGTCCGGCCTATTTTCAGGCGCACTTATGGGCATTTTGATAATTGTTTTCTCAGACATCACATGGTTCTTTGTAATGCTGACTTTCTTTGTAATGGGCACGGCATTTACAAAATACAAATATGAAAAGAAAAAGGCAGAAGGGCTTGCAGAGTCAAGGGGCGGGGCACGCGGCTTTATGAATGTCTTTGCAAACGGACTTGTGTCACTCTGTGCCGCCGTACTTTTTGGCATATACCAGCACCCTGCATTTGTTGCACTTTTCCTCGGAAGTATTGCCGCGGCAACGGCTGATACAACCGCAAGCGAACTCGGGATGCTTGGAAAAACACCGTACCTCATAACCACATTTGAAAAAGTCCCAAAAGGAACAGACGGGGGCATAACAATATTCGGAGAAGCGGCAGCAACAGCAGCTGCATTTGTTTTATGCCTTGCAGCCTTTGCAATGGGAGTCATCCCACCCGACATGGTTATTATCGGTACACTTGCAGGATTTGTCGGAACAAACATTGACAGTCTTGTAGGCGCAACCCTGGAAAGAAACGGGACACTAAAAAACGCCGGAACAAACTTTTTCTGCACTCTTGGCGGCGGAATCTTCGCAATGCTTTTTTATCTGTTTTAG
- a CDS encoding valine--tRNA ligase: protein MSSPKEIPKNYDPIEVEERWMNTWKKESYYFDRNSKKPQFIIDTPPPYPTGNFHIGNAFNWCYIDFIARYKRMCGYNVMFPQGWDCHGLPTEVKVEEINGITKNDVPRDEFRRMCRELTHQNIEKMRKTMWRCGFSNDWSNEYITMMPEYYKKTQLSFLRMYNKGDIYQSEHPVNFCTRCETAIAFAEVSYEDRTTKLNFFDFDGVEIATSRPELLAACVAVAVHPDDERYRDLCGKTLKVPLFGHDVKVISDGAVDPSFGSGAVMICTFGDKQDVHWWKTHKLDLRKAIDLSGNMTSVAGKYAGMNSMECREAILADMEAEGILRNQVPLEQRVGTCWRCKTPIEILSERQWFVKVHNDEILEAANKINWTPEHMKSRLENWASQMEWDWCISRQRIFATPIPVWFCKDCGEVILPEEEDLPIDPTVDKPKKPCPKCGSTEFIGEKDVLDTWMDSSISVLNITGWDGTKTPDLFPAQIRPQGHDIIRTWAFYTILRAGAITDGGHPWDEILVNGMVLGDDGFKMSKSRGNIISPEEVLKEHGADSFRQWSAGGAATGQDIVFNWNDVIAASRFQTKMWNICRFVIMQLEKGEPEDAGPSVLADRWLMHKLSLTTKEVTEAMETYQFDRAIRAIREFAREVFADNYIELVKGRLYGDGTGRGSALYALRTSIDALCRMLAPITPYFAEECYSILTGKSVHEQSWVDFEFSDEDALVQGDLLSKVVSEVRRYKHDEKMALNAPLGHVVVYTPYEIDDCGDASATLSANVEWKCEKPDLQKVVSDVRFNFGLIGPKFRKQANAYMNAVRALSDEEKVNPPKTVVVEGAETEVLENSFEPVYAFRVAGEDVDVLQVSEDVIITVEKKE, encoded by the coding sequence ATGTCTTCACCAAAGGAAATACCTAAAAATTATGATCCGATTGAGGTTGAAGAGCGGTGGATGAATACGTGGAAGAAGGAGTCTTATTATTTTGACAGAAACTCCAAAAAGCCACAGTTTATAATTGACACGCCTCCTCCATACCCGACCGGAAACTTCCACATCGGAAATGCGTTTAACTGGTGCTATATTGATTTTATCGCACGCTACAAGAGAATGTGCGGTTATAATGTAATGTTCCCGCAGGGCTGGGACTGTCATGGTCTCCCGACTGAAGTGAAGGTTGAGGAGATCAACGGCATCACCAAAAACGATGTTCCAAGGGATGAATTCCGCAGAATGTGCCGCGAGCTTACCCATCAGAATATTGAGAAGATGAGAAAGACGATGTGGCGCTGTGGTTTTTCAAACGACTGGAGCAACGAATACATCACGATGATGCCGGAGTATTATAAGAAAACCCAGCTTTCCTTCCTCAGAATGTACAATAAGGGTGATATATACCAGAGCGAACACCCGGTAAACTTCTGTACACGCTGCGAGACGGCTATTGCATTTGCAGAGGTGTCATATGAGGACAGGACGACAAAGCTGAACTTCTTTGATTTTGACGGTGTTGAGATTGCAACCTCACGTCCCGAACTTCTTGCGGCATGTGTTGCTGTTGCAGTTCACCCTGATGATGAACGGTACAGGGATCTCTGCGGCAAAACACTCAAAGTGCCTCTTTTCGGTCATGATGTGAAGGTAATCTCTGATGGTGCGGTTGACCCTTCATTTGGAAGCGGAGCTGTAATGATCTGTACCTTTGGTGACAAGCAGGATGTACACTGGTGGAAGACACATAAACTTGACTTGAGGAAGGCAATTGATCTTTCAGGAAATATGACCTCCGTTGCAGGCAAATATGCTGGAATGAACTCCATGGAGTGCAGGGAAGCAATTCTGGCCGACATGGAAGCAGAGGGAATTTTAAGGAATCAGGTTCCGCTTGAACAGCGTGTCGGAACATGCTGGAGATGCAAGACACCTATTGAAATCCTCTCTGAACGCCAGTGGTTTGTCAAAGTGCACAATGACGAAATTTTAGAGGCTGCAAACAAGATTAACTGGACTCCGGAACACATGAAGAGCCGCCTTGAGAACTGGGCATCACAGATGGAGTGGGACTGGTGTATCTCAAGACAGAGAATTTTCGCAACTCCAATTCCTGTCTGGTTCTGTAAGGACTGCGGCGAGGTTATTCTGCCCGAAGAAGAGGATCTTCCGATAGACCCGACAGTTGACAAACCAAAGAAACCCTGCCCAAAGTGCGGTTCAACTGAATTCATCGGTGAGAAGGATGTTCTTGACACATGGATGGATTCGTCAATTTCAGTTCTGAATATCACAGGCTGGGACGGAACAAAGACACCGGATCTTTTCCCTGCACAGATTCGCCCGCAGGGTCATGATATTATCAGGACATGGGCGTTTTACACAATTCTTCGTGCCGGAGCAATAACAGACGGCGGACATCCGTGGGATGAGATTCTTGTAAACGGTATGGTTCTTGGTGATGACGGATTTAAGATGTCAAAGAGCCGTGGAAACATCATCTCACCTGAAGAGGTCTTAAAAGAGCACGGTGCCGATTCATTCAGGCAGTGGAGTGCGGGCGGTGCCGCAACCGGTCAGGATATTGTCTTTAACTGGAATGATGTGATTGCAGCATCACGTTTCCAGACAAAGATGTGGAATATCTGCCGCTTTGTTATAATGCAGCTTGAGAAGGGAGAGCCTGAGGATGCAGGACCCTCTGTTCTTGCAGACCGCTGGCTGATGCACAAGCTTTCACTTACAACAAAGGAGGTGACGGAGGCGATGGAGACATACCAGTTTGACCGTGCTATCCGTGCAATCCGTGAGTTTGCAAGGGAAGTCTTTGCAGATAACTACATTGAGCTTGTAAAGGGACGTCTTTATGGTGACGGTACCGGAAGAGGCAGCGCTCTTTATGCCCTCAGGACATCAATTGACGCGCTCTGCCGTATGCTTGCCCCGATTACGCCTTATTTCGCGGAAGAGTGCTACAGCATTCTGACCGGAAAGAGTGTTCACGAACAGAGCTGGGTTGACTTTGAATTTTCCGATGAGGATGCTCTTGTTCAGGGAGATCTTCTCTCAAAGGTTGTATCTGAAGTCAGACGCTACAAGCATGATGAGAAAATGGCTCTTAATGCGCCTCTTGGTCATGTTGTTGTGTACACTCCGTATGAGATCGATGACTGCGGTGACGCTTCTGCAACTCTTAGTGCGAATGTTGAGTGGAAGTGCGAAAAGCCCGATCTTCAGAAGGTTGTATCTGATGTCAGGTTTAATTTCGGACTTATCGGACCAAAATTCAGGAAGCAGGCAAATGCATATATGAATGCAGTAAGGGCCCTTTCTGATGAAGAGAAGGTAAACCCTCCAAAGACTGTTGTTGTCGAAGGTGCCGAGACAGAGGTTTTGGAGAATTCATTTGAGCCTGTATATGCGTTCAGGGTTGCAGGCGAGGATGTCGATGTTCTTCAGGTATCAGAAGACGTTATCATCACAGTTGAGAAGAAAGAATAA